TTTTAGCGGTAGAACCTAAATTCTATGAAAGGTTTGCCGGTGTGATATATCTAGTCTCGATACTCAGCTTATTGGGACTATTCATTTTTGGCAAAGAGGTAAACGGAGCAAAAAGTTGGTATGCCATCGGGTCATTTACGTTACAGCCCAGTGAGTTTGCAAAAATGGCTACCTCACTAGCAGTAGCCAAATACTTGAGCCAGCTAGAAGTTAACCTCAAAAACCTTAGGGACTTACTCATTGTGGGAGGTATCATCTTGCTACCAGCCATCATCATAGTACCGCAACCAGACCCTGGGAGTGCCTTAGTTTATGGTGCGTTTTTTTTCGCCCTTTATCGTGAGGGACTGTCGCTTTGGTACCTGAGTTTAATCGTTGTTGCACTTGGAATCTTTCTCATGGCTTTATTACTGCCCATCGCTGTGGTGTGTGTTGTAATTCTTGCAGCAGTAGTCTTGATGTTTACGCTTTCGCGAAAGCGTAGACACAAAAAGCGCCTTCCTAAGCCTAGGCCTGTCCTGTATGTAATTGTCGCCATGATTACTATGGGGTTTGCTCTTTCTATTAATCCCATATTTGAGAATGTGCTGGAAGAACGGCATAGAAACCGCATTAATATAGTACTTGGAAAAGTAGAGGACGATGCGGGAATAGGTTATAACATTGCTCAAAGCAAAGTCGCTATAGGGAATGGTGGCTGGACTGGTAAAGGGTGGCTTCAAGGGACGCAAACTCAAGGCGGATTTGTGCCTGAGCAAGAAACCGATTTTATTTTCAGCGCGATAGGTGAGGAGTGGGGATTTATGGGAACAAGTATAGTTTTACTCTTGTTTCTCGGTTTGATCGTAAGAGTGCTCGTCATGGCAGAACGGCAGCGCAACCAGTTTGCCCGTATTTATGGTTACTGTGTTGCCGGGATCTTTTTCTTGCATGTATTTGTTAATATAGGAATGGTAATCGGGTTGCTGCCTACCGTGGGAATACCATTACCTTTTATGAGTTATGGAGGTAGTGGTTTGCTGGGCTTTACCGCATTATTGTTCATATTCATAAAGCTTGATGCGCACAGAATGAGTTATGAACATTAACAAGCTTAGCATATCACTTAACTACACAAGCTTTTGAATCCTTAGATTTGCCGTCTGCTCTTTTAAGAGCTTTTTTTAACCTAGAATGAAATTACCTAAAATGAAACTGAACCTTAGACGACCTATATGCTTCTTTGACCTTGAAACTACTGGAACTAATATTTCAAAAGATCGCATTGTAGAAATTTCCATTCACAAGGTACATCCTGATGGATCTGAAAAGACGTATACGTTTAAAGTAAATCCTACAGTTCCCATACCTGCTGAAACAACGGCAGTACACGGGATTACTGATGAGATGGTTAATGATGAACCCACGTTTAAGGAACTGGCCCATCGTATCAATGAAATAATTAAAGATTCAGATCTTGCTGGTTTCAATTCAAACCGCTTTGACATTCCTCTATTGGCAGAAGAGATGCTTCGTGCTGGGGTGGATTTTGAGATGGGCAATCGCCATGCTATTGATGTGCAAAATATCTTTCATAAAATGGAGCAGCGCACGCTAGTAGCGGCCTACAAATTTTATTGTGATAAAGAGCTTACTGATGCGCATAGTGCCGAGGCCGATACAGTTGCCACTTATGAAGTTTTGAAAGGACAGCTAGAGCGTTATCCCGAGCTCGAGAACGACATGAAAACACTCGCTGAATTTTCCGCTAGAAGAAAACCTGTAGATTTTGCTGGAATGCTGGCTTTTAATGATAAAGGCGAGGAATGTTTCAACTTCGGTAAGCATAAAGGAAAGCGTGTTGTAGATGTCCTTGAGAGTGAACCAGGCTACTACAACTGGATTCAAAATGCTGATTTCCCACTATACACAAAAAAAGTACTGACTGGAATTAAGCTGAGATCATTTAACCAATGATGTTGAGTCAATCTTAAATCAGTGGTTTTTTTAAATAATTAATTTACAGTAGTTTATATCTTGACGCTGGTTGAATTGTATGATTTTGTAGAGTGATAATTTATCTTAAATTTGATAAATTCCTTTACCATGCGATCTCAACTACATCGTTTGATCATCTGTTTATTGATTTTTTCTCAAGGCTTCTCTCAAGAATTACCTCCGTTTGAGAATTTTGATTCTACGGTTTATTCTGCTGGAAATCAGAATTGGGCTATTTCCCAAGATGAAAACGGCAACCTTTATTTTGCCAATGAGCAAGGGCTGTTGAGGTTTAATGGAGCGCAATGGGAACTCTATCCTATGCCTAACGGTAGTATAGCCCGATCTGTATACTGTCATGATGGTCGCATCTACACCGGTTGTTATATGGATATAGGCTATTGGGAGAACAACAATAGCGGTAGTCTAGTATATACTTCATTAAAGCCCAAAATTGAAAGTCTCTTACAAGAAGATGAGCAATTCTGGAAAATCCTATCCATTGATGAATTCATACTTTTTCAGTCTCTGTCTGGAATCTATTCATTTAATCTTGAGACTGAAAACATTGAATTAATTACCAGAGAGAGTAACATTTGGAAGCTTTTTAAGGTCGAGGATAATTTCTATTATCAGGTCCTAGGTGAAGGGCTTTTTCAAATCTCAAACAAAAAAGGAGCTCTTGTCTCTGATTCAGAATTGTTGAAGAGTAAAAGCGTAGTTCACATCTTCAATAAGTCAGATAAAATCTACCTCCTCTTCAAAGACGGTCAGCTAGGTATTTTGAATAATCAGGAAATCTTAGACTCTGTTCAAATCATTCCTAACAAAGAATTCCAAGTTTATAGCGCTACCTATATAGAGACTCTCGATATGATTGCCTTAGGAACTATACAAAACGGGCTTATACTTAAAGATCTGGAAGGAGACCACAATATTCAAATTAACAAGAAAAATGGTCTCGATAACAATACGTTACTATCAGTATTTTATGCAAAGGATGGCAATTTGTGGCTAGGTCTAGATAACGGTATTAGCTATATAGATTTAGATTCAAGCGTAACTCAATTTGTAGATCAAGAGGGTGTACTAGGTACGGTATACGCATCCATAGTTTACGATGATCAATTATACTTGGGTACGAATCAAGGACTATTTGTACGGACGCAGGGAGATGATGCTTACTTCAGTCTAGTACCTGATATTTCAGGTCAAGTCTGGTCATTATCTGTGATAGGCAATACTTTATATTGTCACCATGACGCTGGAATGTTTGCAATTAGTAAAGGTAAGGTTGCAAATGTTTTCAATCAAACTGGGGTTTGGGAATCTTGGGTTGATCATGATTCTAAAACAGTTTATATAGGCTGTTATGATGGTGTATATAGGTCAACAGATCTCTCCATGACTGCATTTGAAAAGCTTGAGGGATTTAACATTAGTGCTAAGGATTTTGTTGTAATGGATAACCAAATCTTTGTAAGTCACGAGTATAAGGGCCTGTACCAGATGGATTTCGATCAGCATTTAAATACAGTAGACAACATTAGCTTAATTGATGATGTAAGGATTGATAAAACCTCAGATCTTAAACGTTTTGGAGATGTTTTATTTCTTACCAATAGAGATGGTATCTTTAGATATGATGCTAAGAGCAAGCAATTTTCAAAAGATGAGAAACTGAGTCAGGAATTTTTGAGTGGAGGCTTTGAAAGCGGCAAGATGAATGTGACCAGCGACGATGCGCTCTGGTTTTTCTCGCAAAAAGAGCTTTTAAAAGTAACTAGAGGAAATATTGATGATAATTTAAATGTGTCATCATTTAATATAGACAGTCGAGCAAGGGATGACATGTCTGGTTATGAAAACGTAAGTTTACTAGAGCAGGATAAATATCTTATAGGAACCACATTTGGTTACATCACGCTTGATACAAAGTATCAAAATACCACAGAGCCATCAATCAAAATTAATCAAGTCAAAAAATTTTATAATAACGGTGTCGAGAATCTTGATGTATCTCAAGCAGGGATTTTACCTCACGATCAAAACAATATCTATATAGAATACAGTTCTGATAGTTACAATCCTTTGAGACCAGTACTTTATCAATATAGGCTCAATCAAGAAACGTGGAGTAAGTGGGATAGCAAGCCCCAGGTAACATTTAATAAATTGAATCATGGAGATTATGAGTTTGAGGTGAGGTCTATGGTGGACTCACAAATTTCATCTGAGCCAGCTATTTACACTTTTGAAATTCTACGACCATTTTATCTATCCTACACGGCCCAGATCATCTATGTATTATTGTTGATTGCGACAGGGTATGCTATCCACCTTACTTATAAGTGGTATTACAGAAGGCAAAAAGATCGTGAGGCAAAACGTCATCAAAAAGAGCTGGAAGTTTTAAGCCTCCAAAACGAAAATGAACTTATTCAAATGCGTAACGAGAAATTACGGTCAGAAAATGAGTTTAGAAGCAAGGAGCTTGCTGTGGCTACAATGGGGACGATACGTAAAAATGAATTGCTCAACGAGGTTCAATCCATTGCTCAAAAGTTACCTGACTCTCCACCTGCAAGAGAATTGCGTAAAATGGTTAAGAAAAATCTCACCAGTAAAAAAGATTGGATCTCATTTGAAGAGGCTTTTAATAATGCTGATAAAGATTTCTTCAAGAAAATCAAAGCAAAACATCCCTCACTTACTCCTGGAGACTTAAGGCTTTGTGTATACCTGAGATTGAACCTGAGTTCTAAAGAAATAGCTCCCTTGCTTCATATTTCTCCACGTAGTGTCGAGATCAAAAGATACAGATTGCGCAAAAAAATGGAACTTGATAAAGAAACTAACCTCAGCGACTACATAATTAGTATGTAAAGGTTCAAACTTTAAATTATTCTACTCATCAACACCTCAACAAACCATGATTTAGGAGTTGTTTTCTTTGAGATTTTGCCATTCTGATCTATTTTTAAAAGATGTTAAATATTTGAAAATTAGAGAGTTTGATTACTGTTTGTTAACAAACAGCATCATATTAATTTCAATGTTGCAAATATGATAGGTATAAATTATCAAATTGACACTTTAGTATTCGTAACATTGAAAGTGTAGAGTAATGTTATTGGATAATCCGCTTTCGCGAAAGCGTAAACCCTATTTACTACATCGTAATAGTTCAAAATTCTATCTTATGAAGAAATTCTTTACCCTGATTATTTTCTTGATTACGGCACTAGTGGTCGGACAGGCAAATCGTGTTGTAATTAACGAGGACAGTGATGGTTTTCGATTAAAAGTCGACGGTGTTGATTTTATGATCAATGGTATGAATTGGGATTACGTGCCCATTGGTACAAACTACAGCTACAGTCTGTGGGAACAACCTGATGATTTGATAAAAGCAGCCCTGGATTCAGAAATGGGGCTGCTTAAAAATATGGGTGTAAATACCATACGTGTATACGCAGGGATGCAGCCTAAGTGGATTACCTATATATATGAGAATTATGGTATCTATACGATGCTCAATGATAGTTTTGGTAGATATGGACTCACTATAAACGGTGTTTGGTATGCAAATACGGAATACAGTGATCCTAGAGTAGAGAAGTATTTGATGAAAGTTGCAGAAGATATGGTGAACGACTACAAGGATACACCAGGTCTTCTCATGTACATGTTAGGTAACGAAAATAATTACGGACTATCCTGGGGAGGTGCAGAAACTGAGGATATTCCTATAGATAGTGAAAGCTCTACCATTAGGAGGAGAGCCCGAGCGATGTACAAGCTCATGAATAATGCTGTGCTGAAGATGAAGTCCTTAGACGCTAATCACCCTATAGCTATTTGTAATGGAGATCTTCTTTATCTGGATCTGGTCAAGGAAGAAGCTCCAGATATCGACATCTATGCTACTAACATGTACCGCGGTGTATCATTTGGCGATGCTTTTTCTAGAGTAAAAGAAGAATTGGGGAAACCGATTATGTTCTCAGAATTTGGTGCTGATGCTTTTAATGCAATTGAACTTCAAGAAGATCAATACTCACAAGCTTACTACATGTTTGGAAACTGGAAAGAGATTTATATGAATTCGGCAGGTCTTGGCTTATCGGGTAATTCAATAGGAGGTTTTACTTTTCAGTTCAGTGATGGCTGGTGGAAGCGTGGTCAGACTGAGGATTTGTTTATACATAATACAGAAGCATCTTGGTCAAGTGGGGGTTATTCCCGAGATCTCGCTCCAGGTGAAAATAATATGAATGAAGAGTGGTTTGGGATCTGTGCTAAAGGTCCTACCAATGCACGTGGACTTTACACCTTGTATCCTAGAGCTGCGTACTACGCTCTAAAAAATGTACATAACATCAATCCATATGGCGATAATGCCAGCGCTGTAACAGTACTAGAAGATCTCAATGATATCCAGATTATGGATGCTGTTTTGAGAGCACGCGGTGACAAAGCTCTAGCCACCGGTGGAAGTGCGAGTGGAACAGGCATTAAATTAAGTACGCTCCGTGCAGAATTTGATCTGATTCAAACTGGTGGTTCTTTAATCACTACGCCTGATGATCCAGTACCTAACAACGATACTTTTCCGGATGAATTGGGTTTTGATCACATGCAGTCCTATTATGTAGGTGTAGAAGGTAAGCCGGCTAGTAATGTAAGACTTGAAGTAACTGCTAACATTATCGGTAGGGTTGCTGAAAATCCTATCAATGAAATTTTCTATGAGAACAGAGGTCGACAGGTTAGAGCTCTGGATGAGAACAATGGTGTTCAAGTATTTGATGACATTAACCGTTTGAATATTTACCAAGGAGAATTTGACTGGAATGCAAAGGACTTTGACATAAGGGGGTTCTACAGGACAGGTCATTATCATTGGGGATATGAAGGAGATTTTTTCAATCTATATCCTGAGGCAAACTATGGTCCTAATCTAGATATCTACGGAGGTGAAACATTCGGTTTTGAATTTGATGGGAAAAAGTCTCTTGATGGTCTCAAAATTGCCGTAGGTCCTCAACTGTGGTGGGGTGCAAATCCGACCATGTTATTTAAATACAGTCGAGATTTCTCTGGCTGGAATGTTACAGGTATTTATCACAGGGATTTTGAACAGGATATTGAAATTAACGATGATGGATCCCGTTTTATCGATCCAGAAAGAGCACGTAGTGGTATCATACCACCATGGCCTATAGAAAGAGCAACGCTGGCGGTGGAGCGCAGTCTCGGTGAGCTCACATTTATGGTAGGAGGAATATGGGGAGGAAGTCCTCTTAATGGAATCGGGTACCAGGATATTCTAGAAACTGAAGCAGGCGATGTAGTTGTCGTGGACCGCATAAAGTCTTCTGATAACTGGGGAGCTAAGGGAAAGATCATGTATCAAGGCGGTCGTTTCAACTCTTATGTTCAGGGTTCTTACATGGGGCTCGTTGCAAATGGTGGCGCAGATCAGACACAAACTTTTACTGGATGGAGGTTAAAAGATTCTGGAAGTGGAAATATGACTAACCTACTTGCTGGTTTTACTTATAGCGTAGGACAGTTTCAAGTCGCACCTAATTTTATGTATCAAAAGCCACTTGTAGATCCCATACCTAATAATGTCAATGCTCCTGGAAGACTACGCAATTTTATAGACGATCCCTTTGCAGTGAGGGAAGGTAGTAGAGAAACAACAGCTGGAGAATTACTAATCACTTTTGACCCAACTCCAGGTACATGGATGTACGATTGGGATAATGATCGCAAGGAAGACGCAAAGTTTGCCGCAAGTTTGGGTTTTGTATACAGATACCTGCCTACTACTATGGATGGACATATAGGTTTTCAAGCAAATCGAACTTTCTTGAAATTTGCTCAATCGGTTCCTGCTCAAGACTTGTATGAAGCTAATCTGAGAATGGTTTCCAAACTCACACCCGAGTGGGGAATTATAGGTAATTTTTATTATGGTAACGGTCAGGCAAATGGTGATAGCGAGCGCGTCATCAATCGATTTGGTGCTGATCTACGTATGATCTATAAAAAAATCAAAGTAAGCTCTCATGTAAAAATCAATGATTGGGGACCATACGATTATCATCGTGACTTCAACCTAACATTCCCTACTCAGTTGATGCTTGATGTTTCTACTACCTTAGGAAAACCAGATTGGTATATCTTACCTGATACTCAAATAGGAATTAGAGGTCTTTGGAGATCTTTAAATGAATTCTCACCTAGGTATGCACCTAATGAAACTACTGATTTTTCAAACACTCCCATCGTGAGTCCCATAGGCTTTCCTAATGGCTCTGAGTGGGAAATAAGAACGTACATCCACTTCAATATTGGAAATTAAAAAAGCTTGATGATGAAAAACTATAATATAAAATACAGCTGGTTTGCTGTGATAGCCATTCTATTTGCAGTTGCTGCATGTGAAAGAGATATTTCTGACGATGCTGTCGAGGCCTTGTTCCCAAATACTGCTGAAGTATATTCTGATGGTCCAGTAGGGTTGACAGATGAATTTTTTGAATCTTTTGGGCCTGCTGATGGGGCAAACCCGTTTGGATTTAATACCAGTACTACAGATGTGTATGAGGGAAGCGAGGCCTTAAAAATATCTGTACCCGCGCCTGATGATCCAGACGGTGGTTTCATCGGTGGTATATTCAGAGATAGAGGTGCCGGTCGCAATCTTACAGGTTATGATGTGCTCACCTTCTGGGCAAAAGGTTCAACCACAGCTACAGTAGGTGAAGTAGGCTTTGGCGATGATTTTGAAGGTTCTCAGTATAGAGTAGTGAGAACAGGTTTACGCTTGAGTACTAACTGGAGAAAGTACATTATCCCTATCCCAGATCCAGAGTTACTGGTTCAAGAGCGAGGGTTGTTTGTATTTGCAGCAGGTTCTGAAAGCACTGGAGGTTTTGGATACGATCTTTCTATTGATGAAATTAAATTTGAGAATCTTGGCACCATTGCCCAGCCTAGACCATCCATTTTTAATGGTGTTGATGAAAGTCGCCAGGGCTTTATAGGCTCAAGATTTCAGATTACTGGTTTGCAACAAACTTGGAACACCGCAACAAATGGAGATGTAACAGTTAGCCCAGCACCTGCATATTTTACCTTTACCAGCAGTAATCCTGGCGTGGTAACGGTAGATGAAAATGGATTTGCAGAAATAATTGCGTCCAGTCCTATCGATGGAAATGGCGATCCTATTCCCACGATTATAACCGCTAGTCTCAACGGTGTAGAGGCTTCAGGATCACTTTCTATTATTTCCCAAGGTGATTTCAATGCCGCTCCCATTCCAGATAGAGCGCCAGAGAACGTGATCTCGATTTTTAGCGATGCTTATAACAATGTTCCCGTAGATTACTTCAACGGATTTTTTGAACCTTTCCAAACCACTCAGGGAGGAACTCCACCTCTCAATATTAATGGAGATCAGGTAATCAACTATACAGATTTCAATTTTGTAGGCGTGGGAACATTTCTTAACGTGCCATCTGTAGATATTACCGGGATGACTCATTTTCACGTAGATCTAAATGTTCAAGAATCAGTTGATCCGGGTGATTTCATAAGAGTGGAATTGATCAATGATGTAGGTGATAATGAAACTTCTGGTACGTTTACGATAAGTTCTTCTGATCTGGTTTCAAACGGTTGGGGTAGCTACGATATACCGCTAAGTAACTTTAATGGACTGGGAGAAAGAGACCAGCTAGGATTAATCATTTTTGTCTCTGACGCTACGGTCAGTAACGTTCTAGTAGATAATATCTATTACTATCAAGAAGTTGTGGACCCTACACCTATTGTAGATGACTCGGCAAATACTCAAGTGATGCTGCCTATAGGCTTTGAGTCGACTACACTTAATTACAATATTACCACATTTGAGGGTGCTCAGAGCAACATTATAACTAATCCAGATCAGTCGGGAATCAATACATCTTCAAGAGTAATTGAAACTTTGAAACCTGCTGGATCACAGTTTTTTGCGGGAACTTTTATAGATCTTGATGCGCCTGTAGATTTTTCAAATTCTCAGATTATGCGCATGAAAGTATGGTCGCCCAAAGCAAATATCCCCATACGCCTAGCACTGGAGACAGCGGGTGGAGGTAATCAAATCGCAGTTGATGCAAACGTCACAGTTGCAAACGAGTGGACTGAACTAGAATTTGATTTTTCAGCAGTAAGGAATCCAGGTTTGAATTATCAGCGTGTCGTGTTCATCAATGAATTTATCGTGAATCTTCCTGGTGATGGCAGCACGTACTATGCAGATGACATACGAGTTCTTGATTGACCTTTCAAGAGCAGTTTAGTGTACGCTTTCGCGAAAGCGTACTTATCAAAAAGTAAAGAGCATGATATGTGCTTCCTAAAGTATTTCAGGCAATCATAAAATTCTAAAAATGAAAAACTATAAAATTTTAATTCTCGGAGCAGTTCTCACTTTTGTGGGAGTTTCTTGTCATAGTGATGAAGATCAACAGGTTACAACGCTTAACGATCTTGTATTTGCTGATGAGTTTGATGTGAATGGAGCTCCAGATCCCTCAAAATGGACTTATGATATAGGTACTGGAATGGGCGGCTGGGGAAATAACGAGCTTCAGTATTATACAGATCGCCCTGAAAATGTTGTTGTTGAAGATGGCATTTTAAAAATCACCGCGAGAGAAGAAAGTTTTCAAGGTTCTAGATTCACTTCGGCTCGTATTTTAACTAAAGGATTGTTTCAGAAACAATATGGTAGATATGAAGCCAGAATCAAATTGCCCTGGGGTCGTGGGATCTGGCCAGCGTTCTGGTTGCTAGGTGAAGATTCAGATGGGGCTATTTGGCCACAAATCGGAGAAATAGACATTATGGAATATCGCGGTCAGGAGCCTACCATTGTTCATGGAACTGCCCACATGCCCGGTAACTTTGCTGGTAATCCCATCACAAACACATATGAACTGCAGAATGAGCGCTTTGATACCGGTTTTCACATCTTTGGAATTGAATGGAGCCCTAACCGAATCAATTTTTACGTAGACGATGTGTTGTACCAATCTATCACTCCAGCTGATATGGATGAGGGTTCTGAATGGGTATTTAACGATGGTCGTGAGATGTTTATCATCTTAAACGTCGCCGTAGGAGGAAGTTTCGTAGGACCTCCAGGACCAGACACGGTTTATCCACAAACTATGGAAGTAGATTATGTGAGAGTCTACGAGTAAGGGAAGTCCACAGGACTTAATACCTGTTATACCTCTATATAATTTATGTCTAAGAAGCTCATACTCATTGCATTTGTGGTATCCCTCGGTGGGTTCCTATTTGGTTTTGATGCAGGGATTATCTCAGGGGTGATGAATTATGCAAATCCTGAGTTCAATCTCACAGAAACCCAATCGGGTTGGGTGGTGAGTTCACCTTCGTTTGCTGCCATGTTTGCCATGTTGTTTGCGGGTCGATTGAGCGATGCCATTGGGAGGAAGAGGGTTTTAATAGGCGTTGCGGCATTTTATGCTGTTTCTGCAATTTTCAGTGCACTGGCAGAGAGTTATCACATGCTATATATCGCGAGAATGATAGGTGGGGTCGCTTTTGGCGCAGCTCTCGTGCTGGCTCCCGTCTATATAGCTGAAGTTTCTACCACAAAGGATCGAGGTAAGTTAGTAGCTATTCAGCAACTAAATATAGTGCTCGGTTTTTTTGCAGCCTTTTTGAGTAATTACTTTTTTAACGAGGCGCTTAATTCATTGACCTCATTTTTAACTGATGGCAACGTTTGGAGATATATGTTAGGAATAGAAACAATTCCAGCCATTATTTATCTCGCTGCTCTTTTTTTAGTACCACGTAGTCCCAGGTGGTTATTTCTCAAGGAACGTGAAAATGAGGCAGCAACCGTTATGAAATTCATCCATGGTGAAGTAATTGGCTTGCAAGAAATGAACTCTATAAGTCAGCAAAGCGATAATTCCGCTCAAGGCGAAAACGAGGTATCCTATAAAGTCCTCTTTAAAAAATCACTTCGATTCATCATAATTGTAGGCTTGATAGTAGCGATTCTTCAGCAAATTACCGGTATAAACGCGGTCTATTTTTACGCTACTTCAATCTTTGAGCAAACTGGCATAGGTACCGATGCTTCTTTTACGAGCAGTGTACTCTTAAGTTGTGTAACGGTTTTGTTTACCATACTAGCGATGCTGCTTATTGATAAAATGGGCAGGAGGCCGTTACTGCTTTTTGGTACCGCTGGAATTGCAATCAGTTTGCTTTTATGTGCCTATGGCTTCAATAGTGCTAAATATCAATTAACCACTCAATCAATAGATCAACTAAAATTTGCAGAAAAGGAGCTTTTACGACCTATCCAGAATCAAGTTTTCCTATCTGACGTAGAATTCAAGAATGAGCTGAAACAAAGATTAGATAACCAGGTCTACCTTGCTAATGACGGCGACCTACTACAGGCAGCTATTACAATGAATGCTACCCTGGTCTTTGTAGGAATTTTAGGATTTATTGCCTGTTTTGCCTTCAGTTTGGGCCCAGTGATGTGGGTATTACTTTCTGAGTTGTATCCACTCAAAGTACGCGGGATCATTATAGGAACTATAGCCTTTGTGAATTCTTTAATCAGTTCATTAGTTCAACTTGTATTTCCATGGGAACTGGCAAACCTCGGGAATGCACTGACCTTCTTCATTTTTGGAGCCATCGCTTTAGTGGGCCTCTTCATCATGATCAAGATATTACCAGAAACTAAAGGAAGATCGCTGGAAGAGTTGGAACTGGAGCTGGTGGGGGAGAAGGTTTGAGAGGCGAGAAGTTAGAAATGAGAGATGAAATGCTATACGATAGGAAAAATAGGAAAGATTAGGTATGAAGTACTAAGTACAAAGTATAAAGTACGATGACTCTGAAGACGAGTAATACTCTGAATAGAGAACATAGGTTGCGCGCTGTTTGTCACCCTGAGCCTGTCGAAGGGCTGTCGAGATGCCTAAAGTGCTATTTATAAGGTAGAACGTATTAAACTAACGATATCAAACAAGGAATAAAGAATAAGGAATACCGAATAACGAATAGCAAAAAGCCAATAGCAAACCGCAAAGCGCCAAGAGCCAACTGCTAACTGCAAAGTGCTAAGCGCCAAAAAAGAAAAATGAATAAAGATATATATATAGGAAATACACCACTAGCCCGAAAAGACACAAACGTCCAGGGAGCCCTAGTGGAGTTTGAAAACGAGAAATATTATAAGATTTCAAACAGCGACGCGATGCGACCTTTTTTTATGAGCATCGTGAGTGAATCAGACCACTGGATGT
This genomic interval from Nonlabens spongiae contains the following:
- the rodA gene encoding rod shape-determining protein RodA, with product MATGDKAYYDFVSIFLYLALVIVGWVAIYSATPTLEYSSLMDLSELYGKQLIFILASLFIAVILLAVEPKFYERFAGVIYLVSILSLLGLFIFGKEVNGAKSWYAIGSFTLQPSEFAKMATSLAVAKYLSQLEVNLKNLRDLLIVGGIILLPAIIIVPQPDPGSALVYGAFFFALYREGLSLWYLSLIVVALGIFLMALLLPIAVVCVVILAAVVLMFTLSRKRRHKKRLPKPRPVLYVIVAMITMGFALSINPIFENVLEERHRNRINIVLGKVEDDAGIGYNIAQSKVAIGNGGWTGKGWLQGTQTQGGFVPEQETDFIFSAIGEEWGFMGTSIVLLLFLGLIVRVLVMAERQRNQFARIYGYCVAGIFFLHVFVNIGMVIGLLPTVGIPLPFMSYGGSGLLGFTALLFIFIKLDAHRMSYEH
- a CDS encoding 3'-5' exonuclease → MKLNLRRPICFFDLETTGTNISKDRIVEISIHKVHPDGSEKTYTFKVNPTVPIPAETTAVHGITDEMVNDEPTFKELAHRINEIIKDSDLAGFNSNRFDIPLLAEEMLRAGVDFEMGNRHAIDVQNIFHKMEQRTLVAAYKFYCDKELTDAHSAEADTVATYEVLKGQLERYPELENDMKTLAEFSARRKPVDFAGMLAFNDKGEECFNFGKHKGKRVVDVLESEPGYYNWIQNADFPLYTKKVLTGIKLRSFNQ
- a CDS encoding glycoside hydrolase family 2 TIM barrel-domain containing protein, with product MKKFFTLIIFLITALVVGQANRVVINEDSDGFRLKVDGVDFMINGMNWDYVPIGTNYSYSLWEQPDDLIKAALDSEMGLLKNMGVNTIRVYAGMQPKWITYIYENYGIYTMLNDSFGRYGLTINGVWYANTEYSDPRVEKYLMKVAEDMVNDYKDTPGLLMYMLGNENNYGLSWGGAETEDIPIDSESSTIRRRARAMYKLMNNAVLKMKSLDANHPIAICNGDLLYLDLVKEEAPDIDIYATNMYRGVSFGDAFSRVKEELGKPIMFSEFGADAFNAIELQEDQYSQAYYMFGNWKEIYMNSAGLGLSGNSIGGFTFQFSDGWWKRGQTEDLFIHNTEASWSSGGYSRDLAPGENNMNEEWFGICAKGPTNARGLYTLYPRAAYYALKNVHNINPYGDNASAVTVLEDLNDIQIMDAVLRARGDKALATGGSASGTGIKLSTLRAEFDLIQTGGSLITTPDDPVPNNDTFPDELGFDHMQSYYVGVEGKPASNVRLEVTANIIGRVAENPINEIFYENRGRQVRALDENNGVQVFDDINRLNIYQGEFDWNAKDFDIRGFYRTGHYHWGYEGDFFNLYPEANYGPNLDIYGGETFGFEFDGKKSLDGLKIAVGPQLWWGANPTMLFKYSRDFSGWNVTGIYHRDFEQDIEINDDGSRFIDPERARSGIIPPWPIERATLAVERSLGELTFMVGGIWGGSPLNGIGYQDILETEAGDVVVVDRIKSSDNWGAKGKIMYQGGRFNSYVQGSYMGLVANGGADQTQTFTGWRLKDSGSGNMTNLLAGFTYSVGQFQVAPNFMYQKPLVDPIPNNVNAPGRLRNFIDDPFAVREGSRETTAGELLITFDPTPGTWMYDWDNDRKEDAKFAASLGFVYRYLPTTMDGHIGFQANRTFLKFAQSVPAQDLYEANLRMVSKLTPEWGIIGNFYYGNGQANGDSERVINRFGADLRMIYKKIKVSSHVKINDWGPYDYHRDFNLTFPTQLMLDVSTTLGKPDWYILPDTQIGIRGLWRSLNEFSPRYAPNETTDFSNTPIVSPIGFPNGSEWEIRTYIHFNIGN
- a CDS encoding carbohydrate-binding protein, which gives rise to MMKNYNIKYSWFAVIAILFAVAACERDISDDAVEALFPNTAEVYSDGPVGLTDEFFESFGPADGANPFGFNTSTTDVYEGSEALKISVPAPDDPDGGFIGGIFRDRGAGRNLTGYDVLTFWAKGSTTATVGEVGFGDDFEGSQYRVVRTGLRLSTNWRKYIIPIPDPELLVQERGLFVFAAGSESTGGFGYDLSIDEIKFENLGTIAQPRPSIFNGVDESRQGFIGSRFQITGLQQTWNTATNGDVTVSPAPAYFTFTSSNPGVVTVDENGFAEIIASSPIDGNGDPIPTIITASLNGVEASGSLSIISQGDFNAAPIPDRAPENVISIFSDAYNNVPVDYFNGFFEPFQTTQGGTPPLNINGDQVINYTDFNFVGVGTFLNVPSVDITGMTHFHVDLNVQESVDPGDFIRVELINDVGDNETSGTFTISSSDLVSNGWGSYDIPLSNFNGLGERDQLGLIIFVSDATVSNVLVDNIYYYQEVVDPTPIVDDSANTQVMLPIGFESTTLNYNITTFEGAQSNIITNPDQSGINTSSRVIETLKPAGSQFFAGTFIDLDAPVDFSNSQIMRMKVWSPKANIPIRLALETAGGGNQIAVDANVTVANEWTELEFDFSAVRNPGLNYQRVVFINEFIVNLPGDGSTYYADDIRVLD